One window of the Eucalyptus grandis isolate ANBG69807.140 chromosome 8, ASM1654582v1, whole genome shotgun sequence genome contains the following:
- the LOC104417503 gene encoding transcription termination factor MTERF9, chloroplastic, whose protein sequence is MFSSLSKTLLRRPLFLPATLRLISTAAAAPSRPSFTVSYLVNSCGLSPESASSVFNRVVFRTSARPDAVVNVLKSHGFSQSQISRLIGKGPHLLLANPERTLLPKLKYLSSVGFSVSDLANLISASPYLLTRSLEKHLIPNFGRLRDFLGSDKNAVAAIGRSPKILFKGFEATVDPFVKILRDHGVRESSIMWLVKCHSRTMIHWYDRLEGTVEKTKRMGFDDPSAAKFPVAMLAVMAMSESKWERKFDAYGRWGWSRDDAMSAFVKCPRCMTMSEEKIMAVMGFFVNELGFESSFLLQHPRLISMSLEKRIRPRGLVFKHLSSHGLMKTKIGLTTLLTVSDEDFLVKFLTPHIGEVPELLDIYREKKHMAMGTVVP, encoded by the coding sequence ATGTTCAGTTCGCTCTCTAAAACCCTACTTCGGCGCCCGCTGTTCTTGCCCGCCACCCTCAGATTAatctccaccgccgccgccgccccgagTCGGCCCTCTTTCACGGTGTCTTATCTCGTCAATTCATGTGGGTTGTCTCCGGAATCGGCGTCGTCCGTTTTCAACCGCGTCGTATTCCGAACCTCGGCGAGACCCGACGCGGTCGTTAACGTCTTGAAGAGCCATGGTTTCTCTCAATCCCAGATTTCGCGTTTGATTGGGAAGGGGCCTCACCTGCTTTTGGCGAATCCTGAGAGGACCCTTTTGCCCAAATTGAAGTATCTGAGCTCTGTCGGGTTTTCCGTCTCTGACCTGGCGAATCTGATCTCTGCTTCTCCCTACTTATTGACTAGGAGCTTAGAGAAGCACCTCATCCCCAATTTCGGTAGGCTTCGGGACTTTCTTGGGTCCGATAAGAATGCCGTTGCAGCTATTGGACGCAGTCCGAAAATATTGTTCAAAGGTTTCGAGGCTACAGTTGATCCTTTCGTCAAGATTTTGAGAGATCATGGAGTGCGTGAATCAAgcattatgtggttagttaagTGTCATTCTAGGACGATGATACATTGGTATGATCGCCTCGAGGGAACTGTGGAGAAAACCAAGAGGATGGGCTTTGATGATCCTTCCGCGGCAAAGTTCCCTGTGGCTATGTTGGCGGTCATGGCGATGAGTGAATCGAAGTGGGAGAGGAAATTCGATGCTTACGGCAGGTGGGGTTGGTCTAGAGATGATGCCATGAGTGCTTTTGTGAAGTGTCCTCGGTGCATGACGATGTCCGAGGAAAAAATAATGGCAGTGATGGGATTTTTTGTCAATGAATTGGGGTTTgaatcttcttttcttctgcaaCATCCTAGGTTGATTTCGATGAGCTTAGAAAAACGGATTCGTCCTCGAGGTTTGGTTTTTAAACATCTGTCGTCGCATGGTTTGATGAAGACGAAGATTGGATTGACTACCCTGTTGACAGTTTCTGATGAAGATTTCTTAGTGAAGTTCCTGACCCCTCATATTGGGGAAGTTCCGGAATTGCTGGATATATATAGGGAGAAGAAGCATATGGCGATGGGGACAGTGGTTCCATGA
- the LOC104415114 gene encoding transcription termination factor MTERF9, chloroplastic, with product MFSSLSKTLLRRPLFLPTTLRLISTATPNRPSFAFSYLVNSCGLSPESALFVSNRVTFETSARPDAVVNVFKSHGFSQSQISGIIRKCPPLILARPERTLLPKLKYLRSVGFSGSDLAPMITAAPYLLTRSLEKRLIPTFGRLRDFLGCDKSAVTAIRRSPRILLHGFEATVDRVVKILRDNGVRESSIMWLVKCHFRTLMNWYDHLEKIVEKIKGMGFDDPSAAKFAVAMLAVLGMSESMWERKLDAYSRWGWSKDDAMSAFVKCPRCMTISEEKIMAVMGFFVNEMGFESSFLLQHPTLMSLSLEKRIRPRCLVFKHLSSHGLMKTKFGLTTLLTISDKDCLVKFVTPHIGVAPELLDMYREKKHMAMGALVP from the coding sequence ATGTTCAGTTCGCTCTCTAAAACCCTACTACGCCGCCCGCTGTTCTTGCCCACCACCCTCAGATTAATCTCCACCGCCACCCCGAATCGACCCTCTTTCGCGTTCTCTTATCTTGTGAATTCATGTGGGTTGTCCCCGGAATCGGCGCTGTTCGTTTCCAACCGCGTCACCTTCGAAACCTCGGCGAGACCCGACGCGGTCGTTAACGTCTTCAAGAGCCATGGTTTCTCTCAATCCCAGATCTCGGGTATCATTAGGAAGTGCCCTCCGCTGATTCTGGCGAGGCCTGAGAGGACCCTCTTGCCCAAATTGAAGTATCTACGCTCTGTCGGCTTTTCCGGCTCTGACCTGGCGCCAATGATCACCGCTGCTCCCTACTTATTGACTAGGAGCTTAGAGAAGCGCCTCATCCCCACTTTCGGTAGGCTGCGGGACTTTCTTGGGTGCGATAAGAGCGCAGTTACAGCTATTAGACGCAGTCCAAGAATATTGTTACATGGTTTCGAGGCTACAGTTGATCGTGTTGTCAAGATTTTGAGAGATAATGGAGTGCGTGAATCAAgcattatgtggttagttaagTGTCATTTTAGGACGTTGATGAATTGGTACGATCACCTCGAGAAAATTGTGGAGAAAATTAAGGGGATGGGCTTTGATGATCCTTCTGCGGCAAAGTTCGCTGTGGCTATGTTAGCGGTCTTGGGGATGAGCGAATCGATGTGGGAGAGGAAATTGGATGCTTATAGCAGGTGGGGTTGGTCTAAAGATGATGCCATGAGTGCTTTTGTGAAGTGTCCTCGGTGCATGACGATATCCGAGGAAAAAATAATGGCAGTGATGGGATTTTTTGTGAATGAAATGGGGTTTGAATCTTCATTTCTTCTGCAACATCCTACCTTGATGTCACTGAGCTTAGAAAAACGGATTCGTCCTCGATGTTTGGTTTTTAAACATTTGTCGTCGCATGGTTTGATGAAGACGAAGTTTGGCTTGACTACCCTGTTGACGATTTCTGATAAAGATTGCCTGGTGAAGTTCGTGACCCCTCATATAGGGGTAGCTCCAGAATTGCTGGATATGTATCGGGAGAAGAAGCATATGGCGATGGGGGCACTGGTTCCATGA
- the LOC120285858 gene encoding uncharacterized protein LOC120285858, which translates to MFISLSKTLLRRPLFLNAALRLSSAAAAAAGSSRPSFAVSYLVNSCGLSPELALSISNSNRVAFETSARPDAVIDVFKNHGFSQSQISNIVGRGPRLLLASPEKTLLPKLKYLRSVGFSGSDLANLITGFPYLLTRSLEKHLIPNFGRLRDFLRSDKNAVAAIRRSPRILVKGFETTVDPFVKVLRDNGVRESSIVWLVQCHSRRMINWYDQLEEIVEKTKRMGFDDPSAANFAVAMLAVMGMSKLVWERKFNAYGRWGWSRDDAMSAFVNCPRCMTMSEEKITAVMGFFVNEMGLESSYLMQHPRLIPLSLEKRIRPRCLVFKHLLSNGLMKKKVAFTTLLSMSDEHFLAKFVTSHIGEAPELLDIYQEKKHMAMGTLVP; encoded by the coding sequence ATGTTCATTTCGCTCTCTAAAACCCTGCTACGGCGCCCGTTGTTCTTGAACGCCGCTCTTAGATTaagctccgccgccgccgccgccgccggctcgAGTCGACCCTCTTTCGCAGTGTCTTATCTCGTGAACTCATGTGGGTTGTCTCCGGAATTGGCGTTGTCCATTTCCAATTCCAACCGCGTCGCGTTCGAAACCTCGGCGAGGCCCGACGCGGTCATTGACGTCTTCAAGAACCATGGTTTCTCTCAATCCCAGATTTCGAATATCGTTGGGAGGGGGCCTCGGCTGCTTTTGGCGAGTCCTGAGAAGACCCTCTTGCCCAAATTGAAGTATCTGCGCTCCGTCGGCTTTTCCGGCTCTGACCTGGCGAATCTGATCACTGGTTTTCCTTACTTATTGACTAGGAGCTTAGAGAAGCACCTCATCCCCAATTTCGGTAGGCTTCGGGACTTTCTTAGGTCCGATAAGAATGCGGTTGCAGCGATTAGACGCAGTCCGAGAATATTGGTGAAAGGTTTCGAGACTACAGTCGATCCTTTCGTCAAGGTTTTGAGAGATAATGGAGTGCGTGAATCAAGCATTGTGTGGTTAGTTCAGTGTCATTCTAGGAGGATGATAAATTGGTACGATCAACTCGAGGAAATTGTGGAGAAAACCAAGAGGATGGGCTTTGATGATCCTTCTGCGGCAAATTTCGCTGTGGCTATGTTAGCGGTCATGGGGATGAGCAAATTGGTGTGGGAGAGGAAATTCAATGCTTATGGCAGGTGGGGTTGGTCTAGAGATGATGCCATGAGTGCTTTTGTGAATTGTCCTCGGTGCATGACGATGTCCGAGGAAAAAATAACAGCAGTGATGGGATTTTTTGTGAATGAAATGGGGCTTGAATCTTCATATCTTATGCAACATCCTAGGTTGATCCCGCTGAGCTTAGAGAAACGGATTCGTCCTCGATGTTTGGTTTTTAAACATCTGCTGTCAAATggtttgatgaagaaaaaagtTGCCTTTACCACCCTGTTGTCGATGTCTGATGAACATTTCCTGGCAAAGTTTGTGACCTCTCATATCGGGGAAGCTCCGGAATTACTGGATATATATCAGGAGAAGAAGCATATGGCGATGGGGACACTGGTTCCATGA